Proteins found in one bacterium genomic segment:
- a CDS encoding GDSL-type esterase/lipase family protein: MKSWIYGICVMMAVGAGTVTAEPAKVPVPVWDLAKDAFAATTGRVERVDGRVMMDGESAFAIPNSAITDPSCFTITMEIRFGAIEDGRTLQLLDQRVSDTGFAVDAFKWGVVTTVNGVTYEGNRFSWWSKDGVWKFVFAVRDGVVAEYQNNAAGPQYLLRISPNLAPIWVGRTPGRKGMKALSGYEILSLKVYGPDTKYYLPGESADTLKNGYIGGPGWLIRVPGKIDKPLPRILYYGDSISYGYGEPFSALMKDKAYCYNWCHFVGGVGGFPTAAFEAAAAAAPFDIIIFNNGLHSLSWSPDKVSDAQIEAVLRNMVQAFRKGAPKAKLVWASTTPVTAKGSPVTGLGELNPIVIRINTLAEKVMKEEGVDSVDLYALLKDHLNLACGDTLHWSSEGYQLIAGALQKKCDALLPRPAAKPAVPAVKLLPQPPDVAAEKFGPDGKVDARFAAAHEKFVGIAKEGKAQLVFLGDSITDFWGNHKMIWDKAFSAYQPANFGIAGDRTQHVLWRITNGELDGITPKAVVLLIGINNVGSDPAENIAKGITAIVETIRAKQPQAKILLLAIFPRGDWPTGKLGAPNDKRKQVNAIIAKLDDGKNIFFLDIGDKFLQPDGSLTKEIMPDFLHLSAAAYQIWADAIGPKLAELMK; the protein is encoded by the coding sequence ATGAAAAGTTGGATATATGGGATTTGCGTGATGATGGCGGTGGGAGCGGGAACGGTGACGGCCGAGCCGGCGAAGGTGCCGGTACCGGTATGGGATTTGGCCAAGGATGCGTTTGCGGCCACAACCGGGCGAGTCGAGCGGGTGGACGGGCGTGTCATGATGGACGGAGAGAGCGCGTTCGCCATCCCCAACAGCGCGATTACGGACCCCTCCTGCTTCACGATCACAATGGAAATCCGCTTCGGTGCGATAGAAGATGGCCGCACGCTGCAGTTGCTGGACCAGCGGGTTTCCGATACGGGGTTCGCGGTCGATGCGTTCAAGTGGGGAGTGGTGACGACGGTGAACGGCGTCACGTATGAGGGGAACCGTTTTTCGTGGTGGTCCAAAGATGGGGTGTGGAAGTTCGTCTTTGCCGTGCGGGATGGTGTGGTGGCGGAGTATCAGAACAATGCGGCCGGGCCGCAGTATCTGCTGCGCATCTCGCCGAATCTCGCGCCGATCTGGGTGGGGCGCACGCCGGGCCGGAAGGGTATGAAGGCGCTCTCAGGCTATGAAATACTCAGCCTGAAGGTTTACGGGCCGGACACCAAGTATTACCTGCCGGGCGAGTCGGCGGACACGTTGAAGAACGGCTACATCGGCGGGCCGGGCTGGCTGATACGGGTGCCGGGAAAGATCGACAAGCCGCTGCCGCGCATCCTCTATTATGGCGACTCCATTTCCTATGGATACGGGGAGCCCTTTTCCGCGCTCATGAAGGACAAGGCCTACTGTTATAACTGGTGCCATTTCGTCGGCGGCGTGGGCGGGTTCCCGACCGCCGCGTTTGAGGCGGCCGCAGCGGCTGCACCGTTCGACATCATCATCTTCAACAACGGGCTGCATTCGCTGAGCTGGTCGCCGGACAAGGTCTCGGACGCGCAGATCGAGGCCGTCCTGCGCAACATGGTCCAGGCGTTCCGCAAGGGTGCTCCGAAAGCCAAGCTGGTCTGGGCCTCCACGACGCCGGTCACGGCGAAGGGCAGCCCGGTCACCGGCCTAGGCGAGCTCAATCCCATTGTCATCCGGATCAACACGCTGGCTGAGAAAGTCATGAAGGAGGAGGGGGTGGACAGCGTGGATCTCTACGCCCTGCTGAAGGATCACCTCAACCTCGCCTGCGGCGACACGCTCCACTGGTCGAGTGAGGGCTACCAATTGATCGCCGGGGCGCTGCAGAAAAAATGTGACGCGCTCCTGCCGCGACCCGCCGCCAAGCCCGCCGTTCCGGCCGTCAAACTGCTGCCGCAGCCGCCGGATGTCGCCGCCGAAAAATTCGGGCCTGATGGCAAAGTGGACGCCCGCTTTGCCGCCGCGCATGAAAAATTTGTGGGCATCGCGAAGGAAGGCAAGGCACAGCTCGTGTTCCTTGGCGACTCCATCACCGACTTCTGGGGCAACCATAAGATGATCTGGGACAAAGCCTTCAGTGCTTACCAGCCCGCAAACTTCGGCATCGCCGGCGACCGCACGCAGCACGTCCTCTGGCGCATCACCAACGGCGAACTCGACGGCATCACGCCCAAGGCCGTCGTCCTCTTGATCGGCATCAACAACGTCGGTAGCGATCCCGCTGAAAACATCGCCAAAGGCATCACCGCCATCGTCGAAACGATTCGTGCCAAACAGCCGCAGGCCAAGATCCTCCTGCTCGCCATCTTCCCGCGCGGCGACTGGCCGACGGGCAAGCTCGGCGCCCCCAACGACAAGCGCAAGCAGGTCAACGCCATCATCGCCAAGCTCGACGACGGCAAGAACATCTTCTTCCTCGACATCGGCGACAAATTCCTGCAGCCCGACGGCTCCCTCACCAAGGAGATCATGCCCGACTTTCTCCACCTCTCCGCCGCCGCCTACCAGATCTGGGCCGATGCGATTGGCCCGAAACTCGCGGAGTTGATGAAGTAA
- a CDS encoding glycoside hydrolase family 2 TIM barrel-domain containing protein, translating into MLLLIGSSLTCNAAQGPALPAKDPASIRQVINFNRDFLFRLGVKKDGERLSLDDSAWEPIGLPHSFSIPYFRASTFYVGEGWYRKHFTVPSSWTGKQVRLEFEGSFQHTSVYLNGVLVGTHDGGYTGFDVDLTSQVRTGENLLAVRVDNRWDPVLPPRAGEHVFCGGIYRDVQLVVTDLLHIPRNGVLVITPEVSRDRALVKVTVTLSNEGKSPRVCAVRAMLVAPDGTTVVARTATENRSLAAGQTVTVDSPEMVVEKPLLWHPDHPSCYSVRVAVVGNGKTVDETTVRTGLRWFKFTADKGFFLNGEPLRLRGANAHQDHAGWGDAVCNTGHRRDVKLIKEAGMNFIRGSHYPHDPAFLEACDELGVLFWSEYCFWGMGGFRGEGYWNSSAYPPGKEHWLPFEENAKRGLKEMILDARNHPSVIIWSMSNEPFFTVETKRALALASEMIKLSHELDPTRPATVGGAQRGGFDKIGDVASYNGDGAKFPNPGIPSVVSEYGSRVDNRPGIYDPCWGETKGEKPEWRSGEALWCAFHHGSIAGDMGRMGMIDHFRLPLRAWYWYRNAYLGIAPPPWPMAGTPAKLKLEADRTTFSNDGTEDCQLIVSVLDAGGKPINNSPPVTLEVVSGPGEFPTGRSITFRNNTDIDIREGLAAMEFRSYHGGATLIRASSPGLEDATLTLTTTGTPAWDAGRSQACRVRPYPGPLTEPPSDEMRGANPVNLALSRPTSASSEEEKNPARHGNDGDPDTRWCAAGNSLPAWWRVDLENFYFVSQVRITFEKAVNYRFRVEVSEDGELWRVASDQSARTSSDQVWAIPLETNPRARFLRVLYTGLPDGVWPSHREVEVSGKIGKP; encoded by the coding sequence ATGCTTCTCCTCATCGGATCAAGTCTGACTTGTAATGCCGCCCAGGGTCCGGCATTGCCCGCGAAGGATCCGGCATCGATTCGTCAGGTGATCAATTTCAACCGCGATTTCCTCTTCCGTCTGGGAGTGAAGAAGGACGGGGAAAGGCTGTCGCTTGATGATTCCGCATGGGAACCCATCGGGTTGCCGCATTCGTTCAGCATTCCTTATTTCCGGGCCTCCACGTTCTATGTGGGCGAGGGCTGGTACCGGAAGCATTTCACGGTTCCGTCAAGCTGGACCGGGAAGCAGGTCCGCCTCGAATTCGAGGGCTCGTTCCAGCATACCTCAGTTTACCTCAACGGCGTGCTGGTTGGCACGCATGACGGCGGTTACACCGGATTTGATGTCGATCTAACATCGCAGGTCAGGACCGGCGAGAACCTGCTGGCCGTGCGGGTGGATAACCGGTGGGATCCGGTCCTGCCGCCACGGGCCGGCGAGCATGTGTTTTGCGGCGGCATCTACCGGGATGTCCAGCTGGTGGTCACGGATCTGCTGCATATTCCGCGCAACGGGGTCTTGGTGATCACTCCGGAAGTATCCAGGGATAGGGCACTCGTCAAAGTGACTGTCACACTCAGCAACGAGGGCAAGTCACCACGCGTATGTGCCGTTAGGGCGATGCTTGTGGCGCCCGATGGCACCACGGTGGTGGCCCGGACGGCGACTGAAAATCGTTCGCTTGCGGCCGGCCAGACGGTGACGGTTGACAGCCCGGAAATGGTGGTCGAAAAACCCCTGCTTTGGCATCCCGATCATCCGTCCTGTTATTCCGTGAGAGTGGCTGTGGTGGGGAACGGAAAGACGGTGGATGAAACCACGGTCAGAACCGGTCTTCGCTGGTTCAAGTTTACGGCTGACAAGGGATTCTTCCTCAATGGCGAGCCCTTGCGTTTGCGCGGGGCCAACGCGCACCAGGATCATGCCGGTTGGGGCGATGCCGTATGCAACACCGGGCATCGGCGCGATGTGAAGTTGATCAAGGAAGCCGGGATGAATTTCATCCGCGGCTCGCACTACCCGCACGATCCGGCGTTCCTGGAGGCCTGCGACGAACTGGGGGTTTTGTTCTGGTCGGAATACTGTTTCTGGGGAATGGGCGGCTTCCGTGGTGAGGGCTATTGGAACAGCAGTGCCTATCCGCCCGGCAAGGAGCATTGGTTGCCATTCGAGGAAAACGCCAAACGCGGACTCAAGGAGATGATCCTCGATGCACGCAACCATCCGTCGGTCATCATCTGGAGCATGTCGAACGAACCGTTTTTCACCGTTGAGACCAAGCGTGCCCTCGCTCTGGCGTCGGAGATGATCAAACTCAGCCATGAACTGGACCCGACCCGCCCCGCAACCGTCGGCGGCGCACAGCGCGGCGGCTTTGACAAAATCGGCGATGTCGCCAGCTATAACGGCGACGGCGCCAAATTTCCGAATCCCGGCATCCCCAGCGTGGTGTCTGAGTATGGCAGCCGTGTGGACAACCGTCCCGGCATCTACGACCCTTGCTGGGGTGAGACCAAGGGTGAGAAGCCTGAATGGCGTTCCGGCGAAGCCCTGTGGTGTGCCTTCCACCACGGCAGCATCGCCGGTGACATGGGCCGCATGGGGATGATCGATCATTTCCGCCTGCCGCTGCGCGCCTGGTATTGGTATCGCAATGCCTACCTCGGCATTGCCCCGCCGCCATGGCCCATGGCCGGCACGCCCGCCAAACTCAAACTGGAAGCCGACCGCACCACGTTTTCCAATGACGGCACCGAGGACTGCCAACTGATCGTCTCCGTGCTAGATGCGGGCGGCAAACCCATCAACAACAGTCCGCCGGTGACGCTGGAGGTCGTCTCAGGTCCCGGCGAGTTCCCCACCGGGCGTTCGATCACTTTCCGGAACAACACCGACATTGATATTCGCGAGGGTCTGGCCGCCATGGAGTTCCGCTCTTACCACGGGGGTGCCACGCTGATCCGCGCCTCCTCACCGGGGCTTGAGGACGCCACCCTCACCCTAACCACGACCGGAACCCCTGCCTGGGACGCGGGGAGGAGCCAGGCGTGCCGCGTGCGGCCCTATCCCGGCCCTCTTACTGAACCGCCGAGCGACGAGATGCGTGGCGCGAACCCCGTGAATCTTGCCCTCAGCCGGCCGACTTCGGCCAGCAGCGAGGAGGAAAAGAATCCCGCCCGCCATGGTAACGACGGAGACCCGGACACCCGCTGGTGCGCCGCTGGCAACTCCTTGCCCGCCTGGTGGCGTGTGGACTTGGAAAATTTCTACTTTGTTTCGCAAGTCAGGATCACTTTCGAGAAGGCCGTCAATTACCGCTTCCGCGTGGAAGTCTCCGAGGACGGCGAACTCTGGCGGGTGGCGTCCGATCAGTCTGCCCGGACATCCTCAGACCAGGTGTGGGCCATTCCTCTTGAGACGAATCCCCGCGCCAGATTCCTGCGCGTTCTTTACACCGGACTGCCCGATGGGGTTTGGCCGAGCCACCGTGAAGTGGAAGTCTCAGGGAAGATCGGGAAACCATAA
- a CDS encoding beta-galactosidase yields MMRSAPETHCRFSQILHGGDYNPDQWLNRPDILREDLRMMPLANCNVMSVGIFAWTALEPEEGVFTFDWLDRTIDDLAAHDVRVVLATPSGARPAWMAAKYPEVLRVGPNRVRNLYGVRHNHCTTSPVYRDKVRLINARLAERYGKHPALLLWHVSNEYSGECHCPLCQEAFRLWLRRRYGDDLKRVNEVWNTSFWSHTYTAWEQIESPAPHGETLVHGHNLDWKRFVTDQTVDFMCHEIEPLRQGAPGVPVTTNLMGDYPALNYWKLAPHLDVISWDSYPFWHTGPAGYSLLNSVRDGAEPLWPDRLEAHWGLFVAFMHNINRSLRGGQPFLLMESTPSVSNWQAVSTLKRPGMHRLSSLQAVAHGSDSVMYFQWRKSRGASEKFHGAVVDHVGHEHTRVFRDVAELGRDLRRLTPVAGSATPVEVAVVFDWENRWALEDAKGPRNDGEKRYLSTCIAHAAPFWTRGIPFDVIDMDQELSRYKLVIAPMLYLLRPGVADRLEAFVKAGGVVVATYLSGWVDENDLCFLGGFPGPLRRMLGLWSEEIDALAIGATNAVRFGPGNPMGLSGEYPAHIFCDLIHAEGAETLATYAKDFYAGRPAVTVNAFGKGRAYYHAARMGERFLDDFYGVLANDLKLVRALPVDLPAGVTAQRRSDGERDFIFVMNFNEQPQRVDLPPDGAFTDMMTGEAVSGALTLEGFGVRVIQGKAS; encoded by the coding sequence ATGATGAGGAGTGCCCCTGAGACCCACTGCCGTTTTTCACAGATTCTTCATGGCGGGGATTATAATCCCGACCAGTGGTTGAACCGGCCGGATATCCTTCGTGAAGATTTAAGGATGATGCCCCTGGCGAACTGCAATGTCATGAGCGTGGGCATCTTTGCCTGGACCGCCCTGGAGCCCGAGGAGGGGGTGTTCACATTTGATTGGCTGGACCGGACGATCGATGACCTTGCGGCGCATGACGTCCGGGTGGTGTTGGCAACCCCGAGTGGAGCCCGGCCCGCCTGGATGGCGGCAAAGTATCCCGAAGTCCTGCGCGTGGGGCCGAACCGGGTCCGTAATCTGTATGGCGTGCGCCACAATCATTGCACCACGTCGCCAGTTTACCGGGACAAGGTGCGCCTGATCAATGCCCGGCTTGCCGAACGTTATGGGAAACACCCCGCCTTGTTGCTCTGGCATGTCTCCAACGAGTACAGCGGCGAGTGCCATTGTCCGCTTTGCCAGGAGGCGTTCCGGCTCTGGCTGCGCCGCCGCTACGGTGATGACCTGAAGCGGGTGAATGAGGTGTGGAACACCAGCTTCTGGAGCCACACCTATACGGCGTGGGAGCAGATCGAATCGCCTGCCCCGCATGGCGAAACCCTGGTGCATGGCCATAACCTCGACTGGAAGCGGTTTGTCACCGACCAGACGGTTGACTTCATGTGCCACGAGATTGAACCCCTCCGGCAAGGGGCACCCGGCGTGCCGGTTACCACCAATCTCATGGGAGACTACCCGGCCCTCAATTACTGGAAACTGGCACCCCACCTGGATGTGATTTCGTGGGACAGCTATCCTTTCTGGCATACGGGTCCTGCGGGATACTCCCTGCTCAACAGCGTGCGGGATGGCGCTGAACCCCTCTGGCCGGACCGGCTGGAGGCGCACTGGGGGCTGTTCGTCGCCTTCATGCACAACATCAACCGCAGTTTGCGTGGCGGGCAGCCGTTCCTGTTGATGGAGTCCACCCCGAGCGTGTCCAACTGGCAGGCGGTGTCCACGTTGAAACGACCCGGCATGCACCGGCTTTCGTCCCTGCAGGCCGTCGCGCACGGCTCCGATTCGGTGATGTATTTCCAGTGGCGCAAGAGCCGCGGGGCCTCTGAAAAATTCCATGGGGCGGTGGTGGATCATGTGGGACATGAACACACCCGTGTATTCCGCGACGTGGCGGAACTGGGCCGGGACTTGCGCCGGCTCACGCCGGTGGCCGGTTCGGCGACGCCGGTGGAGGTGGCGGTGGTATTTGACTGGGAAAACCGCTGGGCGCTGGAGGATGCGAAGGGGCCCCGCAATGACGGCGAGAAGCGGTACCTGAGTACCTGCATCGCCCATGCCGCTCCGTTCTGGACGCGGGGGATTCCCTTCGATGTCATCGATATGGATCAGGAGCTATCGCGTTATAAACTCGTGATCGCCCCGATGCTTTACCTGTTGCGTCCGGGCGTGGCGGATCGGCTCGAAGCGTTCGTGAAGGCCGGTGGCGTGGTCGTGGCGACCTATCTCAGCGGGTGGGTGGACGAGAACGATCTTTGTTTCCTGGGCGGCTTCCCCGGTCCGTTGCGACGGATGCTGGGGCTCTGGTCCGAGGAAATTGATGCCCTCGCCATTGGCGCGACCAATGCCGTGAGGTTCGGGCCCGGGAATCCGATGGGGCTCTCCGGCGAGTATCCCGCGCACATCTTCTGCGACCTGATCCACGCCGAGGGCGCGGAAACCCTCGCGACCTATGCCAAGGATTTCTATGCCGGCCGACCGGCGGTGACGGTCAATGCTTTCGGAAAAGGGCGGGCCTATTATCATGCCGCCAGGATGGGGGAACGGTTCCTGGATGATTTCTATGGGGTTCTGGCAAATGACCTGAAGCTTGTACGGGCGCTCCCGGTGGACCTGCCCGCAGGGGTTACCGCCCAGCGGCGCAGTGATGGGGAACGGGATTTTATCTTCGTGATGAACTTTAACGAACAGCCCCAGCGTGTGGATCTGCCACCCGATGGCGCCTTCACGGATATGATGACAGGTGAAGCCGTATCCGGTGCCTTGACGTTGGAAGGCTTCGGGGTTCGGGTGATTCAGGGGAAGGCCTCTTAG
- a CDS encoding glycoside hydrolase family 95 protein — protein sequence MRNQIKTSQIIVAPASKVFCMNIQYARFCGMVAMLMAPLAFGQAVQPATQPNQVMWYDRPATNWEPEALPIGNGRLGAMIFGAAERENVQLNESSLWEGDEKDSGMYQNLGGFGVALPLAKPAENYRRELDISRAVHAVSYVSDGVTYRRESFASFPDQVMVFRFTADKPGSHSGTLTIQDAHNASPIIAPHRLTAAGKLKNGLQYESQILVLNEGGTLTATPAGIAFQNVTSLTLIVGAGTDYLNQRSKGWRTGEAPHRLVTEQLDKAAKRPYTELLAAHVKEYQALFNRVRLDNGKTAVAIAALSTPKRLAAYKQANAQDPELENLLFQYGRYLLISSSHGALPANLQGLWNNSNKPPWRCDYHSNINIQMNYWLAETANLPECAEPLLNYIFSLREVRTEQTSAHFKSKRGWTVQTENNIFGGSSWEWNTPGSAWYCQHLWEHYAFGGDKTYLKTVAYPVMKEVCEFWEDRLKALPDGTLVAPMGFSPEQGPREDGVSFDQEIVWDLFNNTIEASQALGVDFEYRLKLTALRDRLLVPKIGKWGQLQEWMVDRDDPKNTHRHVSHLFALHPGRQISPTQTPALAAAAKVSLNARGDSGTGWSKAWKISFWARLLDGDHSYKMYSELLKNNIMPNLFDSCPPFQIDGNFGATAGVCEMLLQSQAGEVHLLPALPKAWPTGSVTGLRARGGFEVDMAWADGKLTSVALRSLTGKACQVRYGEKTVELKMKPGTVLRLGGDLSRK from the coding sequence ATGAGGAATCAAATCAAAACGAGCCAGATCATAGTGGCACCGGCAAGCAAAGTGTTCTGCATGAATATACAATATGCCCGATTTTGTGGAATGGTCGCGATGTTAATGGCACCGCTGGCGTTTGGCCAGGCAGTCCAGCCCGCCACGCAACCCAACCAGGTCATGTGGTATGACCGCCCGGCTACGAATTGGGAGCCGGAAGCGCTACCGATCGGCAACGGTCGCTTGGGCGCGATGATCTTCGGCGCGGCCGAGAGGGAGAATGTTCAACTCAACGAGTCCAGCCTGTGGGAGGGTGACGAAAAGGACTCGGGCATGTATCAGAATCTCGGCGGGTTCGGGGTGGCACTGCCGCTGGCCAAGCCCGCTGAAAATTACCGCCGCGAACTGGACATCAGCCGGGCGGTACATGCGGTGAGTTATGTCAGCGATGGGGTGACCTATCGGCGCGAGTCGTTTGCCAGCTTTCCCGACCAGGTCATGGTGTTTCGCTTCACCGCCGACAAGCCGGGCAGCCACTCCGGCACCCTCACCATCCAGGATGCGCACAATGCCAGCCCCATCATCGCGCCTCACAGGCTCACAGCGGCGGGCAAGTTGAAGAACGGTCTGCAGTATGAATCACAGATTCTGGTTCTCAACGAGGGCGGCACGCTAACCGCGACACCTGCGGGCATCGCGTTCCAGAACGTCACGAGCCTGACGCTCATCGTGGGTGCCGGCACGGACTACCTCAACCAGCGCAGCAAAGGCTGGAGGACCGGTGAGGCGCCACACCGCCTGGTGACTGAGCAACTTGACAAGGCGGCAAAACGTCCCTACACCGAGTTGCTGGCCGCGCACGTCAAGGAGTATCAGGCGCTGTTCAACCGGGTCCGCCTGGACAACGGCAAGACGGCGGTCGCCATCGCAGCCCTGTCGACCCCCAAGCGGCTAGCCGCGTACAAGCAAGCCAACGCGCAGGATCCGGAATTGGAGAACCTGTTGTTCCAATATGGCAGGTATCTGCTCATCAGTTCGTCGCACGGCGCCTTACCGGCCAATCTGCAGGGGCTTTGGAATAACAGCAACAAGCCGCCGTGGCGCTGCGACTATCACTCCAACATCAACATCCAGATGAATTACTGGCTGGCCGAGACCGCCAACCTGCCGGAGTGCGCCGAACCGCTGCTCAACTATATCTTCAGTCTGCGCGAGGTGCGCACCGAGCAGACGTCGGCCCATTTCAAATCCAAGCGCGGGTGGACCGTGCAGACCGAGAATAACATCTTCGGCGGATCGAGTTGGGAATGGAACACGCCCGGCAGCGCCTGGTATTGCCAGCATCTGTGGGAGCACTATGCCTTTGGGGGTGACAAGACCTATCTCAAGACTGTGGCCTATCCGGTGATGAAGGAAGTGTGCGAGTTCTGGGAGGACCGCCTCAAAGCTCTGCCCGACGGCACCCTGGTGGCGCCCATGGGATTTTCACCCGAGCAGGGGCCGCGTGAAGACGGCGTGTCGTTCGACCAGGAGATCGTCTGGGATCTCTTCAACAACACCATCGAAGCCTCGCAAGCGCTCGGCGTGGACTTCGAGTATCGCCTGAAACTCACCGCCCTGCGCGACAGGCTGTTAGTCCCGAAGATCGGCAAGTGGGGCCAGTTGCAGGAATGGATGGTCGACCGCGATGACCCTAAGAATACCCACCGCCACGTGTCGCATCTGTTTGCCCTGCATCCGGGCCGTCAGATCTCGCCGACCCAAACACCAGCACTGGCCGCTGCTGCCAAGGTGTCGCTCAATGCCCGCGGTGACTCCGGCACCGGCTGGAGCAAGGCGTGGAAAATCAGTTTCTGGGCGCGGCTGTTGGATGGCGACCATTCGTACAAGATGTATTCTGAACTCTTGAAGAACAACATCATGCCTAACCTGTTCGACTCGTGTCCGCCCTTCCAGATCGATGGCAACTTCGGTGCCACGGCAGGGGTGTGCGAGATGCTGCTCCAGAGCCAGGCGGGTGAGGTGCACCTGCTTCCCGCCTTGCCCAAGGCGTGGCCCACGGGAAGCGTCACGGGCCTGCGTGCCCGTGGCGGCTTCGAGGTGGACATGGCGTGGGCGGACGGCAAGCTGACCTCGGTGGCGCTGCGCAGTCTAACCGGCAAGGCCTGCCAGGTACGCTATGGTGAAAAAACTGTGGAGCTGAAGATGAAGCCAGGGACTGTGCTCCGCCTCGGCGGCGACCTGTCACGCAAGTGA